The following are encoded together in the Paludisphaera mucosa genome:
- a CDS encoding Ig-like domain-containing protein, translated as MTMTTAYGGRDRRGRTQARARRPGLERLEGRALLNASIDIAADGSLVYRSDPAAVQSLLVSTAAGVYTFAVAPGDPPIDVTNNAAGLTVTGSGGGTVTVAGPASLRIEAAFGGQTVRVRSTAVATAIVLQGDQERVILGDDQQAGSGGIQALAGPITVSAATGSELNSLLVDDGPAAYDAGSAPSYVVSATAITSNDPTVRARFAGIAYSGVSTLTVRGTSNAQAASPLYLVLGTAAGAATTIDGSAGPAHRDFSIQGTSADPTSSLSLLGAGSANVWVASIDSPTTYSGDGSRAAIFLEAVRSGNFGIDSNFVVQDAGGAVDLSIANYWNLGGRRGTPDWFLGFDPGSASPFAALRDATNAAVGGVFFQPDQVHSLGLDARGNQGASLMVDFRSGDPLPHGPAAGAADDPRAGLTYIGAAGVHPGSPYALSLVGAPTTGAFAAESVQAFPLYRGLVELTEAGGGIRNIAYQLDAAAPLLDDAATVAAYRWYYDIMNGAVDGLRTLPDGSTVSAVLDSNLSVTAGGTSIAGGLSLSLVEQNASAFMARFLISAKTNARLLRGWSLGAVTTVVNYQYADAVAERVAGLASLSVEDASPPDTPTADVVRLQSAPPGAAAYVLQNGGEDSAAVSLKGTAGATLVGLDGGGGQDTLYIDAQGLPLSTSNFQDLGGGAFLIAGTNVAAAPVSARGYEAVQVYNSSTPTFSIQPVAVQAQARVPLTGVTAGVLTATIAGFSPTGLTVVIGWGDGTGSAGTIVAVPGAPTAFRVVGTHTYAQSGVYSPRLFVSGTGTATSAVAGVPITFQIAGSTGTTAAAPALSGRLAAASDSGVSDSDGITNVTLPTFQGTNAIAGAFIEIFATTPGLGGTTTRLGTAFADAAGAWTVASTVPLADGSYTIQAVSTSTSTFANGLATITSPLVVDTLGPRVWNVTADVLRGEVGVAIRDYGGIADGGSGLDLARVRDAASYAYATAGGVAQTIASASVSPGSNNGPQNITLHMGSRLRSGNFVLTVFTSAGRAAGIRDIAGNPLDGAFSGAFPSGGANTGGDFRARLSLSNNRLQSIRPF; from the coding sequence ATGACCATGACGACGGCTTACGGCGGTCGGGATCGGCGGGGGCGGACGCAGGCGAGGGCGAGGCGGCCGGGGCTGGAGCGGCTGGAGGGCCGGGCGCTCTTGAACGCCTCGATCGACATCGCGGCCGACGGGTCGCTCGTCTATCGGTCGGACCCGGCGGCCGTCCAGTCGCTGCTGGTGTCGACGGCGGCGGGCGTCTACACGTTCGCGGTGGCCCCGGGAGACCCCCCGATCGACGTGACGAACAACGCGGCGGGGCTGACGGTGACCGGCTCGGGCGGCGGGACGGTGACCGTGGCGGGGCCCGCGAGCCTGCGGATCGAGGCGGCCTTCGGCGGCCAGACGGTCCGGGTGCGGAGTACGGCCGTGGCGACGGCGATCGTCCTGCAGGGCGACCAGGAGCGGGTGATCCTGGGCGACGACCAGCAGGCCGGCTCGGGCGGGATCCAGGCGCTCGCCGGGCCGATCACGGTCTCGGCGGCGACGGGGTCGGAGCTGAACAGCCTGCTCGTGGACGACGGCCCGGCCGCGTACGACGCCGGCAGCGCCCCCTCGTACGTCGTCTCGGCGACCGCGATCACGTCGAACGACCCGACCGTCCGGGCCCGGTTCGCCGGGATCGCGTATTCGGGCGTCTCGACGCTGACGGTCCGGGGCACGTCGAACGCGCAGGCCGCGAGCCCGCTCTACCTGGTGCTGGGCACGGCCGCCGGCGCGGCGACGACGATCGACGGCTCGGCGGGCCCGGCGCATCGGGACTTCTCGATCCAGGGGACGTCGGCCGACCCGACCAGCAGCCTGTCGCTCCTGGGCGCCGGCTCGGCGAACGTCTGGGTCGCCTCGATCGACTCGCCGACGACGTACTCGGGCGACGGCAGCCGGGCGGCGATCTTCCTGGAGGCCGTGCGGAGCGGGAACTTCGGGATCGACTCCAACTTCGTCGTCCAGGACGCCGGCGGGGCCGTCGACCTCTCGATCGCCAACTACTGGAACCTCGGCGGCCGCCGCGGGACGCCCGACTGGTTCCTCGGCTTCGACCCGGGGAGCGCGTCCCCCTTCGCCGCGCTCCGCGACGCGACGAACGCCGCGGTCGGCGGCGTCTTCTTCCAGCCCGACCAGGTCCACAGCCTGGGGCTCGACGCGCGGGGCAACCAGGGCGCGTCGCTGATGGTCGACTTCCGCAGCGGCGACCCCCTGCCCCACGGCCCGGCCGCGGGCGCGGCCGACGACCCGCGGGCGGGCCTGACCTACATAGGCGCGGCCGGCGTCCACCCGGGCTCGCCCTACGCGCTGAGCCTCGTCGGGGCGCCGACGACCGGGGCGTTCGCGGCCGAGTCGGTGCAGGCCTTCCCCCTGTATCGCGGCCTGGTCGAGCTGACCGAGGCCGGCGGCGGGATCCGGAACATCGCCTATCAGCTCGACGCCGCCGCGCCGCTGCTCGACGACGCGGCCACGGTCGCCGCCTACCGCTGGTATTACGACATCATGAACGGCGCGGTCGACGGCCTCCGGACGCTCCCCGACGGCTCGACCGTCTCGGCCGTCCTGGACTCGAACCTGTCCGTCACGGCGGGCGGGACGTCGATCGCCGGCGGCCTCTCGCTGTCGCTCGTCGAGCAGAACGCCTCGGCCTTCATGGCGAGGTTCCTGATCTCGGCCAAGACGAACGCGCGGCTGCTGCGGGGCTGGTCGCTGGGGGCCGTGACGACGGTCGTGAACTACCAATACGCCGACGCGGTCGCGGAGCGGGTCGCGGGCCTGGCGAGCCTGTCCGTCGAGGACGCCTCGCCGCCCGACACGCCCACGGCCGACGTCGTCCGGCTGCAGTCGGCGCCGCCGGGCGCGGCGGCGTACGTCCTGCAGAACGGGGGCGAAGACTCGGCGGCGGTCTCGCTCAAGGGGACGGCCGGCGCGACCCTCGTGGGGCTCGACGGCGGCGGCGGCCAGGACACGCTCTACATCGACGCCCAGGGCCTGCCGCTCTCCACGTCGAACTTCCAGGACCTGGGCGGCGGCGCCTTCCTGATCGCCGGCACGAACGTCGCCGCCGCGCCGGTCTCGGCGCGGGGCTACGAGGCCGTGCAGGTCTACAACTCGTCGACGCCGACGTTCTCCATCCAGCCGGTCGCGGTCCAGGCGCAGGCCCGCGTGCCGCTGACGGGCGTGACGGCCGGCGTGCTGACGGCGACGATCGCCGGCTTCTCGCCCACGGGCCTCACGGTCGTCATCGGCTGGGGCGACGGCACCGGATCGGCCGGGACGATCGTGGCCGTGCCCGGCGCCCCGACGGCCTTCCGCGTGGTGGGCACGCACACCTATGCGCAGTCGGGCGTGTATTCGCCCCGGCTCTTCGTGTCGGGGACGGGCACGGCGACGTCGGCCGTCGCGGGCGTGCCCATCACGTTCCAGATCGCCGGCTCGACGGGGACCACCGCGGCCGCGCCGGCGTTGTCGGGCCGGCTGGCGGCGGCGAGCGACTCGGGCGTCTCCGACTCCGACGGGATCACCAACGTCACCCTGCCGACCTTCCAGGGGACGAACGCGATCGCCGGCGCGTTCATCGAGATCTTCGCGACGACACCCGGCCTAGGCGGCACGACGACCCGCCTCGGCACGGCCTTCGCCGACGCCGCGGGCGCGTGGACCGTCGCCTCGACCGTCCCCCTGGCCGACGGCTCCTACACGATCCAGGCGGTCTCGACGAGCACGTCGACCTTCGCCAACGGCCTGGCGACGATCACCTCGCCGCTGGTCGTCGACACCCTCGGCCCGCGGGTCTGGAACGTGACCGCCGACGTCCTCCGCGGCGAGGTGGGCGTCGCGATCCGGGACTACGGCGGGATCGCCGACGGCGGCTCGGGCCTGGACCTGGCGCGCGTCCGCGACGCGGCCTCCTACGCCTACGCGACCGCCGGCGGCGTGGCGCAGACGATCGCCTCGGCGAGCGTCTCGCCCGGCTCGAACAACGGCCCGCAGAACATCACACTGCACATGGGCTCGCGGCTCCGCAGCGGCAACTTCGTGCTCACGGTGTTCACCTCCGCCGGACGGGCCGCGGGGATCCGCGACATCGCCGGCAACCCGCTCGACGGCGCGTTCTCCGGCGCCTTCCCCTCGGGAGGCGCGAACACCGGCGGCGACTTCCGGGCCCGCCTGTCCCTGTCCAACAACCGCCTCCAGTCGATCCGGCCGTTCTGA
- a CDS encoding sigma-70 family RNA polymerase sigma factor — MAEGSAARRDLATLFRSGTAVGLTDGEVLRRVGRGSAEEAGALFEAIVERHGAMVLRVCRGVLGDAPDADDAFQATFLVLARRLCEARRLESVGGWLHGVAARVSARARVDAARRRRHEIATGKLAVVECDPVTDPDRDRAVQEEVGRLPQRYREVVVLCFWEGLTHEQAAGRIGCPLGTVRSRSARARDLLRRRLMRRGLAPEGREIEATSPPAVPDALATSAARGATEAAAGRSALGVVGVHAIELSHRVSRRMIMMKFAAISLASSLALVTAAGLGRAGFQEAPAEAPPARQPGAAAVPPRLPYEEYVVEPPDILLVEVLEALEGRPISGERLIRPDGRITLGFYGDVSVAGLTIREAKGKIVLHLRKFLGDDVLGLFEPDPKTGERTSVDPRDSARVFVDVTTYNSKKYYVLGSVKNPGGIPVTGSETVLDAVYFAGGLLAEADPSNLTLVRNDPKTGRAQKWTIDLDRITSGEDISMNRQLRPGDRLMAVKKASPASRAPNADGAAADGVPPRPGPSLDDLDRRLSRVESRLDAFLKKIGD; from the coding sequence ATGGCGGAAGGATCGGCGGCGAGGCGGGACCTGGCGACGCTCTTCCGCTCGGGGACGGCGGTCGGGCTGACGGACGGCGAGGTGCTGCGACGCGTCGGCAGGGGGTCGGCCGAGGAGGCCGGGGCGCTCTTCGAGGCGATCGTGGAGCGGCACGGGGCGATGGTCCTGCGCGTCTGTCGGGGCGTGCTGGGGGACGCCCCCGACGCCGACGACGCGTTCCAGGCGACGTTCCTGGTCCTGGCCCGCCGGCTCTGCGAGGCGCGCCGGCTGGAATCGGTCGGCGGCTGGCTGCACGGCGTCGCGGCGCGGGTCTCGGCCCGCGCCCGGGTCGACGCGGCGCGACGGCGCAGGCACGAGATCGCGACCGGGAAGCTCGCGGTCGTCGAGTGCGACCCCGTCACCGACCCCGATCGCGACCGCGCCGTGCAGGAGGAAGTCGGCCGGCTGCCGCAGCGTTACCGCGAGGTCGTCGTCCTCTGCTTCTGGGAGGGCCTGACCCACGAGCAGGCCGCCGGCCGCATCGGCTGCCCGCTCGGCACCGTCCGCAGCCGATCGGCCCGCGCCCGCGACCTGTTGCGCCGCAGGCTGATGCGCCGGGGCCTCGCCCCCGAAGGTCGCGAGATCGAGGCGACGAGCCCCCCAGCCGTCCCCGACGCGCTCGCGACGTCCGCGGCGCGGGGCGCGACGGAGGCCGCCGCGGGCCGTTCGGCCCTGGGCGTCGTCGGCGTCCACGCGATCGAGCTTTCCCACCGCGTCTCACGGAGAATGATCATGATGAAGTTCGCCGCCATCAGCCTCGCCTCGTCGCTCGCCCTCGTCACGGCCGCCGGCCTGGGGCGAGCGGGATTCCAGGAGGCTCCCGCCGAGGCCCCGCCGGCGCGACAGCCCGGCGCGGCGGCGGTCCCGCCACGGCTCCCGTACGAGGAATACGTCGTCGAACCTCCCGACATTCTGCTCGTCGAGGTGCTGGAGGCTTTGGAGGGCCGCCCGATCTCGGGGGAGCGCCTGATCCGCCCGGACGGTCGAATCACGCTGGGCTTCTACGGCGACGTCTCCGTCGCCGGGCTGACGATCCGGGAGGCCAAGGGCAAGATTGTCCTCCACCTGCGCAAGTTTCTCGGCGACGACGTGCTCGGGCTCTTCGAGCCGGATCCGAAGACAGGCGAACGCACCTCCGTCGACCCCAGGGACAGCGCCCGGGTGTTCGTGGACGTCACGACCTACAACAGCAAGAAGTACTACGTGCTCGGATCGGTCAAGAACCCGGGGGGCATCCCCGTGACAGGCAGCGAGACGGTGCTCGATGCGGTGTACTTCGCGGGAGGGTTGCTGGCGGAGGCCGATCCTTCCAATCTGACCCTCGTCCGGAACGACCCGAAAACGGGCCGCGCCCAGAAATGGACCATCGACCTCGATCGGATCACCTCGGGCGAGGACATCTCGATGAACCGTCAGCTACGCCCCGGCGACCGGCTCATGGCCGTCAAGAAGGCGAGCCCCGCATCCCGGGCCCCGAACGCCGACGGCGCGGCCGCCGACGGCGTCCCGCCGCGACCGGGGCCGAGCCTCGACGACCTGGACCGTCGCCTCAGCCGCGTCGAATCCCGCCTGGACGCATTCCTCAAGAAGATCGGCGACTGA
- a CDS encoding VOC family protein encodes MRIGGILETALYAEDVKRAAEFYRGLFDFPTLLESERLVALDVAGRNVLLLFPRGGTDEPFAVPGGLIPPHGGSGCGHFAFAIAAEDVDAWRRGLEEKGVAIESEVSWPGGSRSLYFRDPDGNLGELMSPGFWAFS; translated from the coding sequence ATGCGCATCGGCGGTATCCTCGAAACGGCGCTGTACGCGGAAGACGTGAAGCGGGCGGCCGAGTTCTACCGCGGCCTCTTCGACTTCCCCACGCTCCTGGAGAGCGAGCGGCTCGTCGCGCTGGACGTCGCGGGTCGAAACGTCTTGTTGTTGTTCCCCCGCGGCGGGACCGACGAGCCGTTCGCCGTCCCCGGGGGCCTGATCCCGCCGCACGGCGGCTCGGGTTGCGGCCACTTCGCCTTCGCGATCGCCGCCGAGGACGTGGACGCATGGCGTCGCGGCCTCGAAGAGAAGGGCGTCGCGATCGAGAGCGAGGTGAGCTGGCCCGGCGGGTCCCGCAGCCTCTATTTCCGCGACCCCGACGGCAACCTCGGCGAGCTGATGAGCCCCGGGTTCTGGGCGTTCTCCTGA
- a CDS encoding arabinan endo-1,5-alpha-L-arabinosidase: MRRIFLLAILTIGWGGLDSCLGQTPRLGVVASPRIHDPSTIVGCKGRFWMFATGPGVRSFRSDDLKAWTPGPRVFEHAPDWAGDVAAEPSRQLWAPDVVERDGRYLLYYSVSAFGRNTSAIGLATSATLDPHDPAFRWEDRGIVVQSRREDRFNAIDPAVVAGDRGTLWLAFGSFWDGIKLIELDPKTGLRIAPDSPIHALARKEQIEAPAIVRRGGWYHLFVNWGFCCRGVRSTYSIRVGRSRDVTGPYLDRDGVDLAAGGGTALLATDGPFIGPGHAGVLEREGRSYLSHHYYDGDSAGLPRLAVRPLAWDAEGWPSLED, from the coding sequence GTGCGACGAATCTTCCTGCTCGCGATCCTCACGATCGGCTGGGGCGGCCTCGATTCGTGTCTCGGCCAGACGCCGCGGCTGGGGGTCGTCGCATCGCCCAGGATCCACGACCCGTCGACGATCGTCGGCTGCAAGGGGCGATTCTGGATGTTCGCCACCGGGCCGGGCGTGCGCTCGTTCCGGTCGGACGACCTGAAGGCCTGGACGCCCGGGCCCCGGGTCTTCGAGCACGCGCCGGACTGGGCGGGCGATGTCGCGGCCGAGCCCAGTCGGCAGCTCTGGGCGCCGGACGTGGTCGAGCGCGACGGGCGCTACCTGCTGTACTACTCGGTCTCGGCGTTCGGCCGGAACACCTCGGCGATCGGCCTGGCGACCAGCGCGACGCTCGACCCGCACGACCCGGCCTTCCGCTGGGAGGACCGGGGGATCGTCGTCCAGAGCCGACGCGAGGACCGCTTCAACGCCATCGACCCGGCCGTCGTCGCCGGCGACCGCGGCACGCTCTGGCTCGCGTTCGGCTCGTTCTGGGACGGGATCAAGCTGATCGAGCTGGACCCGAAGACCGGCCTGCGGATCGCGCCCGACTCGCCGATCCACGCGCTGGCGCGGAAGGAGCAGATCGAGGCCCCGGCGATCGTGAGGCGCGGCGGATGGTATCACCTGTTCGTCAACTGGGGCTTCTGCTGCCGGGGCGTGCGGAGCACGTATTCGATCCGCGTCGGCCGCAGCCGCGACGTGACCGGCCCCTACCTCGACCGCGACGGCGTCGACCTGGCCGCGGGCGGCGGGACGGCCCTGCTCGCGACCGACGGCCCGTTCATCGGCCCCGGCCACGCCGGAGTCCTCGAACGCGAGGGCCGGTCGTACCTCAGCCATCACTACTACGACGGCGACTCCGCCGGCCTCCCCCGCCTGGCCGTCCGGCCGCTGGCCTGGGACGCCGAGGGCTGGCCGAGCCTGGAGGACTGA
- a CDS encoding putative sugar nucleotidyl transferase, with product MRLCLVEDAAAAGLEPLTLTRPVYDLWLGCSTLGEKIARAFGVGPGPQRRGALIRNHLADVQRRREPHVVINDRDWLARGPLVVARGRWVPPEGFEPPAAGPWVGLCDGKPACAWVGPDDVLGLEWNGVDDWFDGVLAGCPGEEIGGEWIERPWDLVAANARHIERDFARERRPAVSNRQLATLALVGPSDRLRLHETARIDPYTVFDTTGGPIVVGSGVWIQPFTRVEGPCYIGPETQLFRANIRGAVSIGPNCRIGGEVEASIVQGYSNKYHEGFLGHAYIGEWVNLGAITSNSDLRNDYGEVMVPLQGDPVPTGQAKVGCFVGDHTRTGMGSMLNTGTSIGVMCNVLPAGLLLPKHVPSFAAVLYGRVAPGFPVDELFATARIVAGRRGKVFDEADERLYLTLFEQTRLERERAFQRSSQPRRDSWPVLQAGRR from the coding sequence ATGCGACTTTGCCTGGTCGAGGATGCCGCGGCGGCCGGCCTGGAGCCCTTGACGCTGACCCGGCCGGTCTACGACCTGTGGCTGGGGTGCTCGACGCTCGGCGAGAAGATCGCCCGCGCGTTCGGCGTCGGCCCCGGCCCTCAACGCCGCGGGGCGTTGATCCGGAATCACCTCGCGGACGTCCAGCGGCGTCGCGAGCCGCACGTCGTGATCAACGACCGCGACTGGCTGGCGCGCGGGCCGCTGGTGGTCGCGCGGGGCCGATGGGTGCCGCCCGAGGGCTTCGAGCCCCCCGCCGCGGGCCCCTGGGTGGGCCTCTGCGACGGCAAGCCGGCCTGCGCGTGGGTCGGCCCCGACGACGTGCTCGGCCTGGAGTGGAACGGCGTCGACGACTGGTTCGACGGCGTCCTGGCCGGCTGCCCGGGCGAGGAGATCGGCGGCGAGTGGATCGAGCGGCCCTGGGACCTGGTCGCGGCCAACGCCCGGCACATCGAGCGCGACTTCGCCCGCGAGCGCCGGCCGGCGGTGAGCAACCGCCAGCTCGCCACGCTCGCCCTGGTCGGCCCGTCGGACCGGCTCCGGCTCCACGAGACGGCCCGCATCGACCCGTACACGGTCTTCGACACCACCGGCGGGCCGATCGTCGTCGGCTCGGGGGTGTGGATCCAGCCGTTCACGCGGGTCGAGGGCCCGTGCTACATCGGCCCCGAGACCCAGCTCTTCCGCGCCAACATCCGGGGGGCCGTCTCGATCGGCCCCAACTGCCGGATCGGCGGCGAGGTCGAGGCGTCGATCGTGCAGGGCTACTCGAACAAGTACCACGAGGGCTTCCTGGGCCACGCGTACATCGGCGAGTGGGTCAACCTGGGCGCGATCACGTCCAACAGCGACCTCCGCAACGACTACGGCGAGGTCATGGTGCCGCTGCAGGGCGACCCGGTCCCGACCGGCCAGGCGAAGGTCGGCTGCTTCGTGGGCGACCACACCCGCACCGGCATGGGCTCGATGCTCAACACCGGGACGTCGATCGGCGTGATGTGCAACGTGCTGCCGGCGGGCCTGCTGCTGCCCAAGCACGTGCCGTCGTTCGCCGCGGTGCTGTACGGCCGCGTCGCGCCGGGCTTCCCCGTCGACGAGCTGTTCGCCACCGCCCGGATCGTCGCCGGCCGCCGCGGCAAGGTCTTCGACGAGGCCGACGAGCGGCTCTACCTCACCCTCTTCGAGCAGACCCGCCTGGAACGCGAACGCGCCTTCCAGCGCTCCAGCCAGCCCCGCCGCGACTCCTGGCCGGTCCTCCAGGCCGGCCGCCGCTGA
- a CDS encoding glycosyl hydrolase, with protein MLRHPRLGAAAAAFLAIAIGATTSGGAAPPATAGGTLTGCGGKSLEEYGVPRDVYGTWMGRSSWENLEKGHWMMMEESGVPRWRREHGDRALDVGVPLIPTDSGANHDDLLREAASGRRDATYRSLGGSLARYGTKTVYARLWWEFNMPPARQDPGLFVAAWRRAVPLIREGFLAAAGPGQTLQVVWCANADAPDPEPFYPGDDQVDLVGLDVYGWVWGDSDPTPARVVERVLRGRFSLDWTAKFAADHGKPTCLGEWGNVVRKGAKHDDGHGAGDCPEYIDAVYDWAAACPTGCRYVCYFNVADGGVGQTLDQTPRSLARLKARASAARPKHAP; from the coding sequence ATGCTGCGACATCCGCGACTCGGGGCCGCCGCGGCGGCGTTTCTGGCGATCGCGATCGGGGCGACGACGAGCGGCGGGGCGGCCCCGCCGGCGACCGCCGGGGGCACGCTCACCGGCTGCGGCGGCAAGAGCCTGGAGGAGTACGGCGTCCCGCGCGACGTCTACGGGACCTGGATGGGCCGGTCGTCGTGGGAGAACCTGGAGAAGGGCCACTGGATGATGATGGAGGAGAGCGGCGTGCCGCGCTGGAGGCGCGAGCACGGCGACCGCGCCCTCGACGTGGGCGTGCCGCTCATCCCGACCGACTCGGGCGCGAACCACGACGACCTGCTGCGCGAGGCGGCGTCGGGCCGGCGCGACGCGACCTACCGTTCGCTCGGCGGGTCTCTGGCGCGATACGGCACGAAGACGGTCTACGCCCGGCTCTGGTGGGAGTTCAACATGCCCCCCGCCCGCCAGGACCCCGGGCTGTTCGTCGCCGCCTGGCGTCGCGCCGTGCCGCTGATCCGCGAGGGCTTCCTCGCGGCGGCCGGGCCGGGGCAGACGCTCCAGGTCGTCTGGTGCGCCAACGCCGACGCGCCCGACCCGGAGCCGTTCTATCCCGGCGACGACCAGGTGGACCTCGTCGGCCTGGACGTCTACGGCTGGGTCTGGGGCGATTCCGACCCCACGCCGGCGCGGGTGGTCGAGCGGGTCCTCCGCGGCCGCTTCTCGCTCGACTGGACGGCGAAGTTCGCGGCCGACCACGGCAAGCCGACCTGCCTGGGCGAGTGGGGGAACGTCGTGCGCAAGGGGGCCAAGCACGACGACGGCCACGGCGCGGGGGACTGCCCCGAGTACATCGACGCCGTCTACGATTGGGCCGCGGCCTGCCCCACCGGCTGCCGCTACGTCTGCTACTTCAACGTGGCCGACGGCGGCGTCGGCCAGACCCTCGACCAGACGCCCCGGTCGCTCGCCCGCCTGAAGGCCCGCGCGTCGGCGGCCCGGCCCAAGCACGCCCCCTGA
- a CDS encoding protoglobin family protein codes for MKHIDEKRLEADVEYRFQYVAEYIGFGPGDERAIREAAALTLPLVPRLVDEVYDAFHRFDATWRHFLSRQQGKADFGTSLDRRLQELTPEHAMVKTRKHSLGRYFVRLMSEPFDAAMIQYMDAMGRIHNAESHRSRLDVPLVQMNAFLGQLADVIFGLIRGLGLEPDREFALIRAYSKVLWLQNDLVARHYLRLAGS; via the coding sequence GTGAAGCATATCGACGAGAAGCGCCTGGAAGCGGACGTCGAGTACCGATTCCAGTATGTCGCCGAGTACATCGGTTTCGGGCCCGGCGACGAGCGGGCGATCCGCGAGGCCGCGGCGCTGACGCTGCCGCTGGTGCCGAGGCTGGTCGACGAGGTCTACGACGCGTTCCACCGCTTCGACGCGACCTGGCGGCACTTCCTGTCTCGGCAGCAGGGGAAGGCCGACTTCGGGACCTCGCTCGACCGGCGGCTCCAGGAGCTGACCCCCGAGCACGCGATGGTCAAGACCCGCAAGCACTCGCTCGGGCGCTACTTCGTCCGTCTGATGTCCGAGCCCTTCGATGCCGCGATGATCCAGTACATGGACGCGATGGGGCGCATCCACAACGCCGAATCGCACAGGTCGCGGCTCGACGTGCCCCTGGTGCAGATGAACGCCTTCCTGGGCCAGCTCGCCGACGTGATCTTCGGCCTGATCCGCGGCCTGGGCCTCGAACCCGACCGCGAATTCGCCCTGATCCGGGCCTACTCGAAGGTCCTGTGGCTTCAAAACGACCTCGTCGCCCGCCACTACCTCCGCCTGGCCGGATCCTGA
- a CDS encoding DUF1579 family protein, which yields MNPLESLAGDAGEWSGTNTLQDPNTGKPEESPSTAGLTPVLGGRFVRLDYTWAYQGKPQEGSLLIGFDPESAEASGRWVDTWHMGRKVLDCHGTASADGAVVLRGSFAAPPGPDWGWRIEVASGGDGLRIKHVVIDPDGKEDPAAEGVYPRSSRPSSGAGGVAFKAVGPIGDTDANALPVKEIGPAVGYYTQCLGFALVSRDRTTARLRRGEVEIGLAANGEDPEQASCWFAVDDVEALWSEYEAKGVGPGAIDRQEYGGKAHRVFFAKDPYGVCFCFTQPA from the coding sequence GTGAATCCCCTGGAATCCCTGGCCGGCGACGCCGGCGAATGGAGCGGCACGAACACGCTGCAGGATCCGAACACGGGCAAGCCCGAGGAGTCGCCGTCGACGGCCGGGCTGACGCCGGTCCTCGGCGGCCGGTTCGTCCGCCTCGACTACACCTGGGCCTACCAGGGGAAGCCGCAAGAGGGGTCGCTGCTGATCGGCTTCGACCCGGAGTCGGCCGAGGCTTCGGGACGATGGGTCGACACCTGGCACATGGGCCGGAAGGTGCTGGACTGCCACGGGACGGCGTCCGCCGACGGGGCCGTCGTGCTGCGGGGATCGTTCGCCGCGCCTCCGGGTCCCGACTGGGGATGGCGGATCGAGGTCGCGTCGGGCGGCGACGGGCTGCGGATCAAGCACGTGGTCATCGACCCCGACGGGAAGGAAGATCCGGCGGCCGAGGGGGTCTACCCGAGGTCGTCGCGGCCGTCCTCCGGTGCCGGCGGCGTGGCCTTCAAGGCCGTCGGCCCGATCGGCGACACGGACGCGAACGCCCTGCCGGTGAAGGAGATCGGCCCGGCCGTCGGCTACTACACGCAGTGCCTCGGCTTCGCGCTGGTCTCCCGCGATCGGACGACCGCCCGGTTGAGGCGGGGCGAGGTCGAGATCGGCCTGGCGGCGAACGGCGAGGACCCGGAGCAGGCGAGCTGCTGGTTCGCCGTCGACGACGTCGAGGCCCTCTGGAGCGAGTACGAAGCGAAGGGCGTCGGGCCGGGGGCCATCGACAGGCAGGAATACGGCGGCAAGGCGCACCGCGTCTTCTTCGCCAAGGATCCCTACGGCGTCTGCTTCTGTTTCACCCAACCGGCGTGA